Sequence from the Panicum virgatum strain AP13 chromosome 5N, P.virgatum_v5, whole genome shotgun sequence genome:
TTTGTCAACAAAGTTGTCACCTAATGGTATGCACTTTGTTCTTATTAAAACTCTCCCCAGCCGACCTCTCCTTGAAACTGAGGAACACGGTGGCCAAAATTAAGGCGGGCGCACACAATTTGATTCGATTCGATGgagaaaggaagaaagaaaggatgGGTGGTGGTTGGTTGTTTGTCGAGATGCCTGCCTTTCCATTTTGTTCTTCATTCCTCCATCTGGACCATATCATCTCTGATGGATGGAGATGGCGACCCCGGGTCTAATTGTGTACTGCTCCAGTGTGCATGTCCAAATCAAATCCCCCACCGTGGCAGCCTAATTTGTCTTACTGTCCTAGCAGCTAAGGACTGCTAGTTGCTGAAGAAATTAAAATCGCTTGCTAACTTGTGCAATTTACTTGGCTCGGTTGGTCACCACGGATACGTTTAATCTGTGAAAACTGCAACTAGAATAGTCCTCTGCCATTGAGATGGCATCTTGATCGTGTGTCCAGCGTTGAACTGGCCGGGACCAGGGAACAGCTGATGGAACGGCAGATTTGGCACCTTCGATGCAGGGCCGGCTCATGGTTTTCAAGGGCCCTTGGGCCAGCCAAATATCATGGGCCCTTTATGCCCTCCATAAGGATATAGTGAAGCTTTTGAAAAAAAGTCGAAATGAGTGAATAATTATCAACCTCCTAGAGCTACAATGTACAGATGAATGAGTATCAAAGCAATTAAATGTGCTTGGAATCCACATCATATAAAATAGCATTGTTTTTAGTTTTTCTCTTCCCAGGCCTGAGATAACTTGTGAGCGGCAGTTGGCGAGGAGAGCTGACAAGGACAATGAAATAATTTTTAATGGAATTGGCACCTTACAAGTTCTTACCCCACTCCACATTTTCTTGGCATCGCTTGAAATAAGCATCACCTTCCACTGTGTGTAGAGTAATACCCTAAtcccctctctcctttcttAGCATCATTCAAGCCTCACATTGTGGAGGGTCTTAGGCCAAATATGTTTCATTTAAGACTCTATTTAAAAGGAAGATagaaattctaataatatacgtaattcatgcaaaagttcgaaAGATCTGCGTGACTGATTGTTTGTCTAGTTGCTTGCTCGTATACTCTGAGTTAGACCAAATATTACCCCCTATTAAATAAAAGATTTTGGACCCTACTGCTCCGTGGGCCCCGGGCCGTCGCCTTGGCCGCCCACCCCTTTGAGCTGGCCCTGCTTCGATGAacgtatgtatgtatgtatatatattccATGTCCGTACAGAGCTTGATTGAACTTATCCGAAGATTATCATAAATTATTAAGATTTGTGTAAGATGCAAGATCTATCTGGCTGCTTGATTTGAATCGTGGAATGATACACAAGCTGCTGCTGTCGCCACTACCGGATCTgaggtgtttgccgagtgtcagaaacactcggcaaaggccctATTATACTCGGCAAagagtttgccgagtgtaacactcggTAAAGCCCACACGGCAGACCCAGTGACGGCGAAGGGGACTTTCCCGAGTGCCTTTTTTTTGCCGAGAGTTAAATCGGACTCGGCAAAATCTCTACGTGGGGCTACGATGACGGcgattttgccgagtgccaaatgAAAAGGCACTCGACAAAAATTCAAAGTTCGCCGAGTGCCGGCtgtgtggcactcggcaaagattagCGGTTTTCGGTAGTGCGCCTTCGCTCTTCAGTCAGCCCACACACTGTAGTATAAGATGATCTTGAGGCACACAATGAGTGAGAAGAATCAGATGCGCCACTACCCACCCGGCCACCACAAAGGCAGCAACCCAACCAAACAGAGCATAGCAGAGCCAGAAACTCGAGTCAGCAAGTTGCAAGCTCTTTAGCCTCCCTCCTCCAGCTTGATTTGATACACTCTCGATCTTGGTTCTAGCTGCATGGCTTCCTTGCTGCGGTGGAAGGATAAGTACGTGAAGGAGAAGCTGCAGGGCCTCTCCTGCTCATCCTCGGCCTCCACCTCCATTGTCGTCGCCTCCGGCCGCGCCATCGACCGCCACTCCCCGCGCCTCCGGGACCCTCACCGGCGCCTCCCGCCGTCGGTGCCCAGGCCACCCGGCTCTCCTTATTACGGTAGTCCTGCCGGTAACACCAAAgattcctcctccttctcctccctgaAGCAGCAGAAGCAGCTTCACCACCACCATGACGACGGCAAAGacaaaaggaagaagaagagcgcaGAAGGAGCGGCCGCTGCTGGCGGCGGCTCCTCCACGCCGTCggagcgcaagaagaacaagaagaagcaggCGGTGGCCCAGCTGCAGCTGGTGAGCCCCGCGAGCTCCTCCAGGTTCCTGCTCAACTCGTCCAGGCTGATGCTGCAGTCCGACGACGACATCACTGTCGTCGACTCCCTGCCGCCGCTCCCGTCGTCCCCGCGGCGCCCCTTGTtcatcgacgacgacgacatcaCTGCCGCTGGCCCTGACGACTCCTTGCCGCCTCTCCCATCCCCGCGGCCGGCGTTCATCGATGAGGACAAGTTGCCCGGCCGCGGCGATGGCACGTCGTCGCGGCCTTTTGTTCCGGCATGGCCGCAGCTCGAGGCGCCGCCCGTGGAATTATTCGCAGAGCCATCCGCGGGTgcgtcatcctcctcctcttccttgtCGTCGTCAGAGACAGGACGccgtgccgccggcggcgacaagACTGCCATGACGAGATCTTGCTCGACGAGAACTGGCCAGCACCAGGTGAGATCGATGCTTCCTGCGTCGATGATCGATGCTTGAACATGTTACAAGCTTACATTCGTTAAGTTGTTCGATCATCGAGTCACAAGAATTCGCAGTAATCGATCGAGCAATCATC
This genomic interval carries:
- the LOC120675684 gene encoding protein SODIUM POTASSIUM ROOT DEFECTIVE 1-like → MASLLRWKDKYVKEKLQGLSCSSSASTSIVVASGRAIDRHSPRLRDPHRRLPPSVPRPPGSPYYGSPAGNTKDSSSFSSLKQQKQLHHHHDDGKDKRKKKSAEGAAAAGGGSSTPSERKKNKKKQAVAQLQLVSPASSSRFLLNSSRLMLQSDDDITVVDSLPPLPSSPRRPLFIDDDDITAAGPDDSLPPLPSPRPAFIDEDKLPGRGDGTSSRPFVPAWPQLEAPPVELFAEPSAGASSSSSSLSSSETGRRAAGGDKTAMTRSCSTRTGQHQVVVLRVSLHCKGCAGKVKKHISKMEGVSSFDIDIATKKVTVAGDVTPLGVLNSINKVKSAQFWPDQSLSSLSTPPRASAS